In Aegilops tauschii subsp. strangulata cultivar AL8/78 chromosome 3, Aet v6.0, whole genome shotgun sequence, one genomic interval encodes:
- the LOC109778917 gene encoding protein VACUOLELESS1 encodes MSSSVSVAAEWDLLSDRFYRRITIYSPLPWSSPATTTASSSGGGSSGVGRLDLSTHIVAAAPFGGPIAAVRDDSKIVQLHSEPSRRRLLLFSSSGHPLASSPWTPHLPRLHSLAFSSSLNLLALLSDGSLLRFRLPDLNPITSSSPVPLLPPASGGVADAVFWGGGVAILTEDNRVVVTTDIEVDDPHPRELADPGVAEDEQVLCMAVVEPQFVMSGSPEVLLAVGDRVVAVDEDGVQVLGEALEIGPVQKMAVSPNGKLLAAFAHDGRLLVIPTDFSRIIFEYECDSALPPDQIAWCGLDSVLLYWSEVLLMVGPNGDPVQYNYDEPVMLIPECDGVRILTNSSMEFLHRVPDSTTLIFGIGSMSPAALLYDARDHYDKQSAKAYDNYQLISSSLPEAIEACIDAAGYEFDVSRQHTLLRAATYGLAFCSRFPHGRFQEMCKILRVLNAVRDPEIGMPLTVKQYKLLTATVLIGRLINANQHLLALRISEYLNLNPEVVIMHWACEKITASAAIPDVVLLEGLLDKLRLCKGISYAAVAAHADNSGRRKLAAMLVDHESQSSKQIPLLLSIDEQDKALQKSIDSGDTDLVYLVLFHIWQKISVEKSAPLDFFGVINARPLARDLFIAYARHSKHEALKDFFLSTGRLQDAGFLLLKESRELERNPMASKGSPLHGPQVRLVEQAHRLFAETKEHLFESKSAEEHAKLLRVQHQLEVSTKQAIFVGSSVSDTIKTCIVMGNERAAVKVKSEFKVPDKRWYWLKSCALATVGNWDALETFSREKRPPGGYKPFVEACIDAGQKTEALKYIPKLTDPGERSEAYARLNMTEEAKKAASEANNGDELFGRLKSTLAQNTLIDTLRDRLSFQGTY; translated from the exons ATGTCCTCCTCCGTCTCCGTCGCGGCGGAGTGGGACCTCCTCTCCGACCGTTTCTACCGCCGCATCACCATCTACTCCCCCCTCCCCTGGTCCTCCCCGGCCaccaccaccgcctcctcctccggcggcggcagctccgGGGTCGGCCGCCTCGACCTCTCGACCCAcatcgtcgccgccgcccccttcgGCGGCCCGATTGCCGCCGTCCGCGACGACTCAAAGATCGTGCAGCTCCACTCCGAGCCCTCGCGCCGTcgcctcctcctcttctcctcATCCGGCCACCCACTCGCCTCCTCCCCTTGGACGCCCCACCTCCCCCGCCTCCACTCGCTCGCCTTCTCCAGCTCCCTCAACCTCCTCGCCCTCCTCTCCGATGGTTCCCTCCTCCGTTTCCGCCTCCCCGATCTGAATCCCATTACTAGCTCCAGCCCCGTGCCCCTGCTGCCGCCTGCCTCAGGCGGCGTCGCGGACGCTGTTTTCTGGGGAGGCGGCGTGGCTATCCTCACCGAGGACAACCGCGTCGTCGTCACCACCGACATCGAGGTCGACGACCCGCACCCGCGGGAGCTCGCCGACCCGGGCGTTGCCGAGGACGAGCAAGTGCTGTGTATGGCCGTGGTGGAGCCACAGTTCGTCATGTCCGGCAGTCCAGAGGTTCTGCTTGCAGTTGGCGATCGGGTAGTGGCAGTTGACGAGGATGGCGTGCAGGTGCTCGGAGAGGCCCTGGAGATTGGACCCGTGCAGAAAATGGCGGTGTCACCAAACGGAAAGCTGCTTGCAGCGTTTGCACATGATGGGCGCTTGCTCGTAATCCCCACGGATTTTTCCAGGATCATATTCGAGTACGAGTGTGAT TCTGCATTACCACCGGATCAAATTGCTTGGTGTGGGTTGGACAGTGTGCTCCTTTACTGGTCTGAAGTGCTTTTGATGGTTGGACCCAATGGAGATCCAGTGCAGTACAATTATGATGAACCTGTAATGCTCATTCCAGAGTGTGATGGTGTAAGAATCCTCACAAATTCAAGTATGGAATTTCTACACCGAGTTCCAGATTCTACTACATTAATTTTTGGCATTGGAAGCATGTCTCCAGCAGCATTACTGTATGATGCTAGAGATCACTACGACAAACAAAGTGCCAAG GCTTATGATAACTATCAGCTAATATCATCTTCCTTGCCCGAGGCGATTGAAGCATGTATTGATGCTGCTGGATATGAATTCGATGTTTCACGCCAACATACATTACTGAGAGCTGCGACTTATGGTCTAGCTTTCTGCAG TCGATTTCCACACGGACGCTTTCAAGAAATGTGCAAAATTTTACGCGTTCTAAATGCTGTTCGTGACCCTGAGATTGGAATGCCGCTTACCGTGAAGCAGTACAAA CTGCTTACTGCAACTGTGCTCATTGGACGTCTAATTAATGCTAATCAGCATCTTTTGGCACTTCGCATCTCTGAGTACCTTAACCTAAATCCG GAGGTTGTGATTATGCATTGGGCATGTGAGAAGATAACAGCCTCAGCTGCAATTCCAGATGTAGTTCTTCTTGAAGGTTTGCTTGACAAG CTCAGGTTATGCAAAGGCATATCGTATGCTGCAGTGGCAGCTCATGCAGATAACAGTGGCCGGCGAAAGTTGGCTGCCATGCTCGTTGACCATGAGTCCCAGTCTTCGAAGCAG ATTCCTTTGTTGCTAAGCATCGATGAACAAGACAAAGCATTACAGAAGTCAATTGACAGCGGTGATACTGATCTTGTGTACCTTGTGCTTTTCCATATCTGGCAGAAGATATCTGTAGAAAAG AGTGCTCCTTTGGATTTTTTTGGTGTAATCAACGCAAGGCCTTTGGCTAGAGATTTGTTCATAGCATATGCAAG ACACTCTAAGCATGAAGCTTTGAAGGACTTCTTTCTATCAACAGGGAGACTCCAA GATGCTGGCTTCCTTTTGTTGAAGGAGTCGAGAGAATTAGAGAGGAATCCAATGGCAAGCAAGGGGTCTCCTCTCCATGGTCCACAAGTGAGGCTCGTTGAGCAGGCCCACAGGCTTTTTGCTGAGACCAAAGAACATCTTTTTGAATCCAAATCTGCTGAAGAGCATGCCAAATTGCTAAG GGTGCAGCATCAACTAGAAGTTTCCACGAAGCAAGCAATATTTGTTGGTTCTAGTGTCAGTGATACAATAAAAACTTGTATTGTAATGGGAAATGAGCGAGCTGCAGTCAAAGTGAAATCAGAGTTCAAG GTTCCTGATAAAAGGTGGTACTGGTTGAAGTCGTGTGCTTTAGCAACAGTTGGTAATTGGGATGCTTTGGAAACATTCTCGAGAGAGAAGAGGCCACCAGGAG GCTATAAACCATTTGTGGAAGCATGCATTGATGCCGGTCAAAAaactgaagctctcaaatataTTCCAAAATTAACAGATCCTGGTGAAAGATCTGAG GCATATGCGCGTCTCAATATGACCGAGGAAGCTAAAAAGGCAGCATCAGAGGCTAACAATGGCGACGAGCTATTTGGTCGCCTAAAGAGTACTCTGGCGCAGAATACTCTTATCGACACACTACGGGATCGACTATCGTTCCAAGGAACGTACTGA